The DNA sequence TTCGGCGCTAAGTACTCAGCACATCTGCTGAGCACGCCGCACTTTTTCGACGCACGCATCGCCGATGGCTGCCAGGAACTTATCCCTAAAAATTTTTAGGCCATGGCACCTTTCGAAACACCGTGGCCGGCATCCCGGTAGCCGTCTATGAAAGATGCGTATGGAAATGATGTAGAGCCCGGTCCGCCAGTACTCCCCCGGTTAACCTGCGAAGCGGAGCCGGCATATTGGCAACATTATTTAACGCCATCTCTGTTCACTCATCCCACGGATGTCCATAGTTACAGCCGTTCGCAAATCCTTGGTGCGCAGATGAATGCCGCCCAACGTTCAACGCGCGCGGCCAGCCCGGACGCTTCCGCCCGGTGTCCGAAATCATCGATTTAATGTCCTTTGCAAATATAACAACACGTCGAATCTATCGCTAACATTGGCCGATCAGATCTCGCCGCTATTGCCCTGCGCCCGCGTTGCGGCCGGGCTTTCATCGCGAGGTCACCCGGACATTTCAGCCAGATAGCCGACGCATGGACATCGATCACGAAGACTTGAAACACTTGCTCGCCGAGGTGGGGCGTTTCGCTGCTGAACGCATCGCAGGCGCCACGCAACGGCCGGAGTCCCCGATGCGGCCGGACATGCTGGAACAACTGACGAATGAAGCTATCGAGCTCGGCATCCTTTCGCTATCGCCGGACGGCGACGGCTTTGGCCTCTGGGAGCATGGCGACGATGCCCACGCGATGGCATTCAATATCGGTACTCTCAGGCATCTCGGCCGCGCCAACGCCGGCATCGCATTTTCCTGGCACCGCACTGCGCTTGCGCACGAACTCTCGCGGCAGCTGGGGTTCGGGCAGGACGTCGCCCGCGCGCTTGGAACGGCTTTCGTGCCCACCGGCCATTACGGTCTGGCGCGCACCAGCCTTGCCCGCTGGATCAAAACCCCGCAGCCGCAACCCGATGATCTGGTGCTGCTTGCGGACTGGTTCGACCGCGACGTCCATGCGATCCCCCTCTGCGCCATGACCTCCTGGCAAAGCCTGCTGTGGCCGGTCTGGCGCAACGGCACCGTCGCATGGCAGCTGGCTGAGCGGCGCATGCTCGCGGTGGAATCATGCCGGCCGCAGCATGGCTTCGACGAACTCGCCGCGTTCACGGTGCGGCATGCCGGCGCCGCCGGGGAGCTGCGGCTGCCCGATGCCGAAACCTCCCGCCGGCTCTATGCGCGCGTTCTGAAGATGGACATGATCGGCTTACTTGCGATCGGCGCCGGCGCCATTGCGCGCGCCCAGCAGATGGCGTCCAGTTATGCAGCGGTGCGCCGGCAAGGGGGCAAGCTCATCGGCGACCATCCGGCGGTCCAGCAGTTGCTGAGCGAAATCGAAGTGGCCCGGCAACAGGCCGAATCCATGCTGGCCATGTTCGCATGTCCGATCGACGAAACCGATCTCGGCGTGGTCGCTGCGGCGCGTGCCGCAGCGCACGACGCGCTATGTCATGCGGCCAATCAGGCCGTGCAGG is a window from the Noviherbaspirillum sp. UKPF54 genome containing:
- a CDS encoding acyl-CoA dehydrogenase family protein encodes the protein MDIDHEDLKHLLAEVGRFAAERIAGATQRPESPMRPDMLEQLTNEAIELGILSLSPDGDGFGLWEHGDDAHAMAFNIGTLRHLGRANAGIAFSWHRTALAHELSRQLGFGQDVARALGTAFVPTGHYGLARTSLARWIKTPQPQPDDLVLLADWFDRDVHAIPLCAMTSWQSLLWPVWRNGTVAWQLAERRMLAVESCRPQHGFDELAAFTVRHAGAAGELRLPDAETSRRLYARVLKMDMIGLLAIGAGAIARAQQMASSYAAVRRQGGKLIGDHPAVQQLLSEIEVARQQAESMLAMFACPIDETDLGVVAAARAAAHDALCHAANQAVQVHGGIGYMRDTGPEKILRDQNMLKLQAGGTREAYSFVAGWTGEQA